One Lucilia cuprina isolate Lc7/37 chromosome 4, ASM2204524v1, whole genome shotgun sequence DNA segment encodes these proteins:
- the LOC111680800 gene encoding uncharacterized protein LOC111680800, producing MFATSALARSLLLFVLVLFVGVFAQFEWQARDAFDEIKIKFDKVNPDNCPIQHVSDLYLPEDTVSHKPDIKEININPIFPNRTALLHLHNMALSRSFFWSYILQSRFIRPAINDTYDPGMMYYFLSTVADVSANPSINASAIYFAPNSSYTSSYRGFFNKTFPRFGPRTFRLDDFNDPIHLQKISTWNTFDVRDLGAHPPESVSQDYTSDLYKINEWYKKWLPDDVEGRHDTKTTYQVEIRYANNTNETFTFHGPPGADEDPGPIKWTRPYFDCGRSNKWLVSAVVPIADIYPRHTQFRHIEYPKYTAIAVLEMDFERLDINQCPKGEGNKGPNHFADTARCKKETTECEPLHGWGFRRGGYQCRCKPGHRLPNVVRRPYLGEIIERASAEQYYNDYDCLKIGWIQKVPIEWNRAPYHVREKYLDLHREYRNYSTGAKALHAENLNIDQALKFIHSVNYRTCKDFHPQDLILRSDVSFGAKDQFENEAKMAVRLANFISAFLQVSDPNEVYSGKRVADKPLTEDQMIGETLAIVLGDTKVWSAATLWERNKFTNRTYFAPYAYKTELNTRKFKVEDLARLNKTHELYTERSYFKFLKQRWSTNFDDLETFYMKIKIRHNETGEYSQKYEHYPNSYRAASLKHGFWTQPQFDCNGYVKKWLVTYAAPFFGWDSLKVKLEFKGVVAVSMDLMQLDINQCPDWYYEPNAFKNTHKCDEKTSYCVPIMGRGYETGGYKCECLQGYEYPFEDLITYYDGQLVEAEFQNIVADKETRYDMFKCRLAGASAIQAATSLIIALLGLTLVLLYKFR from the exons ATGTTTGCAACTAGTGCTCTGGCCAGGAGCTTGTTGCTTTTTGTCTTGGTCTTATTTGTGGGTGTGTTCGCACAATTTGAGTGGCAAGCCCGTGATGCTTTcgatgaaattaaaataaaatttgataaagtcAATCCCGATAATTGTCCCATACAACATGTCAGCGATTTGTATTTGCCAGAGGATACAGTGTCTCATAAGCCAGACATTAAAGAAATCAATATAAATCCCATATTTCCAAATCGTACCGCACTGTTGCATCTGCACAACATGGCGTTGAgtagaagttttttttggagTTATATTCTACAGTCTCGTTTTATAAGACCTGCCATTAATGATACTTATGATCCTGGTATGATGTATTACTTCCTCTCTACCGTGGCAGATGTCTCGGCGAATCCCTCTATTAACGCCTCAGCTATATATTTTGCTCCCAATAGTTCGTATACTTCTTCGTATAGAGGTTTCTTCAATAAAACTTTTCCACGTTTTGGACCAAGAACATTCCGTTTGGATGATTTCAATGATCCCATACATTTACAAAAGATTTCCACCTGGAATACTTTTGATGTACGAGATTTAGGTGCCCATCCACCGGAGTCAGTGTCACAGGATTATACCTcagatttgtataaaataaatgaatggtATAAGAAATGGCTACCCGATGATGTTGAGGGACGTCATGACACTAAGACTACATATCAAGTTGAAATACGTTATGCAAATAATACAAATGAAACGTTTACATTTCATGGACCGCCCGGAGCTGATGAAGATCCTGGTCCTATTAAGTGGACAAGACCTTATTTTGATTGTGGTCGTTCTAACAAGTGGTTGGTATCGGCTGTAGTTCCCATTGCCGATATATATCCGCGACATACTCAATTCAGACATATTGAATATCCAAA ATACACTGCCATTGCCGTGCTCGAAATGGATTTTGAAAGGCTGGACATTAATCAATGCCCAAAAGGTGAGGGCAACAAGGGACCCAATCATTTTGCCGATACAGCGCGGTGTAAAAAAGAAACGACGGAATGTGAACCGCTGCATGGCTGGGGCTTTAGGCGAGGTGGTTATCAATGTCGTTGTAAACCGGGTCATCGTTTGCCTAACGTCGTAAGGCGACCCTATTTGGGTGAAATAATAGAAAGAGCATCTGCTGAACAATATTATAATGATTATGATTGTCTTAAAATTGGCT GGATTCAAAAAGTTCCCATAGAATGGAATAGAGCACCCTATCATGTGCgtgaaaaatatttagatttacaTAGAGAATATCGTAATTATTCTACTGGTGCCAAAGCTTTACATGCTGAAAATTTGAATATAGATCAAGCTTTGAAATTTATACATAGTGTTAATTATAGAACTTGCAAAGA TTTCCATCCACAAGATTTAATTTTACGTAGTGATGTTAGTTTTGGCGCTAAAGATCAATTCGAAAATGAAGCTAAAATGGCAGTACGTCTGGCTAACTTCATTAGTGCTTTTCTGCAG GTTTCTGATCCCAATGAAGTATATTCGGGTAAACGTGTGGCCGATAAACCACTTACTGAAGATCAAATGATTGGTGAAACATTGGCTATTGTTTTGGGTGACACAAAAGTCTGGTCGGCTGCCACACTTTGGGAACGTAATAAATTCACCAATCGTACCTATTTCGCACCCTATGCCTATAAAACTGAATTAAATACACGTAAATTTAAAGTAGAAGATCTAGCACGTTTGAATAAGACTCATGAATTGTATACCGAAAGAAGttatttcaagtttttaaaacaacGTTGGTCTACGAACTTTGATGATTTGGAAacgttttatatgaaaatcaaAATACGTCACAATGAGACAGGTGAATACAGTCAGAAATATGAACATTACCCTAATTCGTATCGTGCGGCAAGTTTGAAACATGGCTTCTGGACACAACCACAATTTGATTGTAATGGTTATGTTAAGAAATGGCTTGTGACCTATGCAGCACCCTTTTTTGGCTGGGATAGCCTTAAAGTTAAACTGGAATTCAA AGGAGTGGTAGCTGTTTCCATGGATTTAATGCAATTAGATATAAATCAATGTCCAGACTGGTATTATGAACCAAATGCCTTTAAAAATACCCACAAATGTGATGAGAAAACATCATAT tgtGTGCCTATTATGGGACGTGGCTACGAAACGGGTGGCTATAAATGTGAATGTCTACAGGGTTATGAATATCCTTTCGAAGATTTAATCACCTATTACGATGGCCAACTGGTGGAAGCTGAATTCCAAAATATTGTTGCCGACAAAGAAACACGTTATGATATGTTTAAATGTCGTTTAGCTGGAGCTTCAGCAATACAAGCAGCCACCTCATTAATCATTGCACTTTTGGGTTTAACACTGGTTTTACTGTATAAGTTCAGATGA